The genomic interval CTTTTATTTCCTACTAATAAAACCTCATTACTCCCAATAAAGCGATGAATGCTTGAAATAATACTTCCGGAAATATCAAATAAATCAACGACATTAACAACTAATGCATCACGATTTGCGATATCACTTAAGATTTTCACAAATTCATCATTACTTAAATCTACATCAGCTATTTCCCGATAATGTTTTAAACGAAAACATCTTTGACATAAAAGTTCATCAGTCTCTCGATTTAGAAGATTTTTTTTAATGAATCCAGGGTCTTTTTCATTATCTGTTTGAAGTATACTTCCGCATCCCATACATTTTATTTCATTCATTATTTTTCACCTTTAATCTTAAATTTCTTATATAAGACTTTTTCAATAAATCGATTAACTCGTGTTTTTAATTGTTCATTTTTATAGTTTATCACATCAACTAAAATAGTATAATAACCCATTCGATTTCCACCAACAATATCTGTTAAAACTTGATCACCTATAATCACTACCTCCTGGGTAGAAAATCCTAATGATAATTTTTTGTATCCTCTTTTAAAAGGTTTCATCGCATTAGAATGGTATGGAACATCTAATTTTTTCGCAAATAATTGAACTCTTTTTTCTTTGTTGTTAGAAATTATCATTAATTTCATCCCTAATTTTTCACATTTTTCTTTAAATTCAATTATTTCTTTAGTAGGTAGAAAAATGTCGTATCCAACGAGGGTATTGTCTAAATCTGTAAGAATTAATCGTTTTCCTGAATCATATAATTTTACTAAGTCAATATCATGGATTGTTTTATGATATTCATTTGGTATAAATAATTTCATGTTATCACCTGCTTCTAATTTCAAGAATAATATTTTAAAATAATATCCCATATCAAATTTTAAAGATATTATGTAAATAATATCTCAAATCAAATTATACAATAATTTTTTCTAATTGTCATTTATTAGGGGGAAAAAATGATTGAATTATTAGCAACTTTATTAAAAATACTTCCATTCTTAGGAAGTATCAAATCAAAATCTTTTAAAGATGTCTTATCTACAGAAGAAGAAAAAGACTTGCTAATGCGAAAAGATCAAAATGATATCCAAGCTAGAAATAAATTGATTGAACATAATTTACGTTTAGTAGCGCATATCGTTAAAAAATACGAAAACACATTGGATGAAAAAGATGACCTTCTATCCATAGGGACGATAGGACTCATTAAAGCCATTGATACTTATAATGATGATAAGGGTACAAAACTAGCAACCTATGCTGCTAAATGCATAGAAAATGAAATTTTAATGCAATTAAGAAGCAATAAGAAAAAAAGAAGTGAAATCTCATTAAATGATCCTATCGGTTATGATAAAGAAGGAAACAAAATCACTTTAATCGATGTCTTACAAGATGAAAACCGCTCTATAGAAGATCGAGTTGTTTTTAATGATAGTATCGATAAAGTATTGAGTTTATTACCTGAATTATCAGAGCGAGAATTCGAAATCATCACTCGTCGTTTTGGATTAAATAATCGTAAAGCAGAAACACAAAGACAAATCGCTAAATCACTTAATATATCTAGAAGTTATGTTTCAAGAATAGAAAAACGAACGTTAATGAAACTTTATCGATTATTATCTCAAAGGTCGAGCATCTAAATTGAATGATTTTTAGCCATATTCTTTAATACAGATAGATAAGCTTCTTCTATTTCTATTGGTGCTATTTTCATTAAATCATCACCTAAACTAAGCAACCAATTAATAATTTCAATTTTACCTTCCATTGTACCTTTAAAGGTAATTTTTCCATCTTCATGTTCAGTAATAACTTGATCTTTCGCTAAAGATAGTTCAGAAATAATCACCGCTCTAGGCGGTTTTATTTCTAACTCTAAATGAAATGCTTCATCTTTAAAGATAGATGTACTTCCTGTAAAGTCACACAATTGAAATTGTGGGCTTTTTTTATATTTTTCATCTAAGATGATAATTTCATTCATTCTAACTAATTTATATTGATAAGCTTTCTCATATTTTTCATTATAGGTAATTAAATACCAAAATCCTTTATAAAAAAAGAGTTCATAAGGATGCATCGTATAAGTTTTATAGGTTGCATCAATTTTCTTATAAGAAAATGTAATTTTATTACTATTTTTTATCGCTTTTATTAAAGTTTCAAAGTTTTGATTTTCTTTTTCAATTAAACGATTTTCATTAACAGGATGAATGATACTGTAATCTTCACCCCTACTTTGTTTTTTTATTTCATACTTTTGAATAACTGATGAGAAATTTTTATAATGTCTGTCATTTATATTTGTTAATGTCTTTTGAATAAATTTTAACGAATTAAATTCATCATCATTTAAATTTAATACCGAAAACATTAACGAACGATGCTTGTCTAAACGATAACCACCATTTTTACCAGAAATCGTTTCAATATAAAATCCAGCATATACTAAATCATACCTTAATTCTATTAATTTTCTTTCAGTTACTTCTAAATAGTCAGCTAGTTCTTTTTTCTTATACAGAGCACCATTTGATAAACGAATTAGCATCTTTAATGCTAATGTTGTTTTACTAATAATACCACCGCCTTAAAGTTGTTCAATTAGTTTTAATACATAAGTGGATGAATTTAATGCCGATTGTTCTAAATAAGAACTAAATGATACATGTGATTCTTTTCCTGCAATATCAGATAATGATCGTAAAACAATAAATTGTTTTTGATATAAGTAACAAACTTGAGCAATCGCAGCGGCTTCCATTTCCAAAGCAATCACATTAGAAAAATGATTTTTTACTTTTTCGATTTGCGTTTTTTCATGAACAAATGAATCTCCTGATACAATTAATCCTTTATGATATGACATTTTTTCTTCAGTTAATATTTTTTCAGATAATTTAATTAATTTTTCATCAGATTCAAAATATAAAGGACACTTTGGAACTTGTCCATATTCATACTTAAATGCTGTGACATCTACATCGTGATAACAAACTTTATCTGAAATAACAATATCTAATACATTACAATTTTCTTTAACTCCACCAGCTGTTCCAATATTAATGACAAAATCAATTTCATATTGTTCAAATAAAATGGTTGTACTCATTGCCGCATTAACTTTTCCGATACCAGACTGCATTAAAACGACTTCCTTACCACAAATCATTCCTTCATAAAATTTAACTGAATGGTATTGAGATTCTTTTAAATTGTCTATTTTAGTTTTTAGTATAGTAACTTCATCGTCCATGGCACCAATAATACCTATCATCTCATTTCCTCCTTAAAAATAAAATAGTCACTAAGGTAATAAAGAGATACTACCTTGGTGACAGTTAATCCTTAGCTTCGTTTTATAATATCGATAATACTTACTTGATATGACCCACCAGGTGTTGAAACAGCAACAGTTTCACCAGCTTTATGGCCAATTAAAGCTTGTGCTACTGGTGAATTAACAGATATTTTTCCATTGAATGGGTCTGCTTCTTCACTACCAACGACATGATATTTTTCTTCTTCGCCATCTGGTAACACTTTAAAAATCACTTCTTTACCAATTGTTAAACTATCTGTATTATCTCCTTCAATAATTTTTGCATTTTTAATAATATTTTCAAGTTCAACAATTCGGGCTTCAATTTGAGCTTGTTCATCTCTTGCTGCATCATATTCAGCATTTTCTGATAAATCTCCTTGTGCACGTGCTTCTTGAAGTGCTTGAATATTCTCAGGTCGTTTAACCGTCTTTAAATATTCTAATTCTTTTTCAAACTTCTTAAAACCTTCCTTGGTTATTTCATATTTTGATTTAGTCATTTAATACCTCCAAATTTATATACTTTATATTATAATACATAACGTGTCTTATTTACACATTTTTAGTCGAAATTATGTGTTTAATTTTCGATACAATAATATCGATTGCAACTTTATTATTACCACCTTCAGGAATAATTAAATCAGCATAACGTTTATAAGGTTCAACAAATTGATTATGCATTGGTTTTACAGTATTTAAATACTGACTGACCACTGACTCAATTTTACGATTCCGTTCTTTTGTGTCTCGTAATAAACGTCTAATAAACCGGATATCATCATCGATATCAACATATATCTTGATGTCCATTAAATCACGTAATTTAACATCTTCAAAGATTAAAATTCCTTCTAATATTATGATATTAGTGGGCTCAATCAATTCAGTTAATTTCGCTCTTGTATGAACAGTAAAATCATACGTAGGTTTTTGAATTGATTCTCCTTTTAATAAAATACCTAAATGTTGATATAATAATTCATTATCTAAAGAAAATGGATGATCATAATTAGTTTGAAGTCTTTCTTCAAATGTTAAATGACTTTGATCCTTATAGTAGTCATCATGACGAATAACGGAAACATGTTCTTTTTTGAAATTTTCTGCGATATTTTTAGTAACGGTTGTCTTACCCGATGCAGTACCTCCTGCAATCCCTATAATAATCGACTTCATAAATTTCTCCTTCTATCTATTTATTAATTATTATTTGTTTTTTTTCTTGTTTTACGAATAATATCATAAGGATAAACCTTAAAAGGAATCTTTACTTTTAATATTTGTCGAGGATGACGAGCCACCTCTATTTCATTATTATCTTCATCATATATTTTATCAATCGTAAAGTAATCTTTTCTAAAACCAGGTCCATAGACTTCAACAGCATCACCAACGGTAAAGTAATTCCGTTGTTCTATTACTGCGATTTGTGATTTTTCATCATAATCTAAAACGATTGCGATAAATTCTTGGGTTGGTTTTTCTGTTCTCACATTGTATAATTGTTCATTTTCTGTTGGCTTACCTGCTAAAGCACCAACTGAGGTTTGTCTATTCTCAGCTTTACTCATTTCTTCATAATATTTATCATCTAAAACAAAATGATCAGGATCACTACAATAATCATCGATTAATTTTCGATAAGTTCCAACAACTGTTGCGATGTAATGAATTGATTTCATTCTTCCTTCTATTTTTAAACTATTAACAGAAGCTTCAATTAACTCTGGAATAAATGGAATAGCCATAAGATCTTTTGAACTAAGATTATAATGCCCATCTTCAGCTGAAATTAAATCATCTTCCTGGTTGTAAAGACGATAATTCCATCTACAAGAATGTGCACATCCACCACGATTGGCATCACGGTCTGTCATATGATTACTTAAAGTACAACGACCTGAATAAGAGACGCACATTCCTCCATGGATAAATACTTCTATTTCAGCTTTTGTTTTTTGTGATATCTTTTTAATCTCATGAATTGAGAGTTCTCGTGCTAAAACAACGCGTTTTACACCCTCGTCATACCAAAAGTTAATGGCTTCTGAATTAGTTGTTGATTGTTGTGTGCTCAAATGAATTTCCATATTGGGAACGACTTTTTTAGCTGTTTCAATCACAAATGGATCAGCACAAATAATCGCACTAACACCACATTCATATAATTCTTGTAAATATTCTTCTAAATGGTTTAAATTCTCATTATGAGCGATAATATTGGTTGTAACATATACTTTCGCTTGATGAGCTCTCGCAAACAAAACAGCTTCTTTAATATCTTCAATTGAAAAATTACTTGCTCGTGCTCTTAAACTAAATTCTTTTCCGCCAATAAAGACAGCATCAGCTCCATATAATATCGCAATTTTAAGTTTTTCTAAATTACCTGCTGGTGCTAATAATTCTGGTTTATTGATGATTACACGCTTATCGTTCATTTCGTTCATCACCTTTATATATTGTTTTTTTAAATAAGAATCCATCATTAAATGGTCTAATATTTTCTATTTCCTTTAATTGTTTAATATAATCATCTTTTTGTTTCATATACTTGTCTTTATCAATTGAATAATCTTCAATTGCTTTTTTATACAATTGTGTAATTTGATACAATTCATCATCTGTTTTAAATAAACCATTTATTCGAATTGATTTAAGGTTGTTTTCAATTAATACATCAAGGTAATTAATCGTACATAAATCGAAAGAGCTAAATACATGGGTTCCATTTTGATCTTCAATAATTGGATATTTGTCATCTCTAATTTCTTCAATTAAATATAAGTTTTCATTGTGATGTTTCTCAGGTTGATCAGATTTTAAGAATTTATAATAATTTGTGACTAAATCGCGCATTGAATGAAACATGTTAACTGGACCATGTCCTAAAATATCAATTTCTAATAATTGTTTAGAAGCAATTAATTGAATATCTTCTAGGGTAATTTCTTTTGCGATAGAGACTCGTTTTATGCCCTTACCAGCAAAAAAACGAACACTTTCATAATTGGTAATATAAGTTTCAGGATTATAAATCAGTTTATTTTCTAACTTATATTTTTTAGCGATTTGATAAATCGCTAAATCCCCAAAAATAATCCCATCAATATCTAGTAATGATAATTGTTTTATATATTCATCAAACATGTCTAATTCTTCTTCATGTATCATTTTATTACAAGCAATATATATTTTTTGCTTTCTCTTTTTACATAAATTAATTATTTCTAAGATTTCATTATTAGTAAAATAATGGGCTAATCTTAACCCCTTATCTTTTTCTCCAATAATAAAAGCATCACATATATCACATTTTCTAATAAAATCCATACTAGTAGGATTAACAATTAATTCTAACATCATTTCCTCCTATTATGATATCATCTATAAATTAAGTTACTTGTATTAATATAAACAAAAATTACTAAGTTAACCTATATATTATATACTATTTTATTTATTATTTCAAAAGTATTTTTCTAAACATAATAAAAACGCAAAGTTAATAAACAATGCGTAATTATTATATCCTTTAAAACTTTAATCTTTATTTGGTGAATGATACTTCAATATAATTGATTTTACTTTTTATATTTACAGGTTCTAAATTTTCCCTCAATCCAAAAAGTTGCTTCATTTGTCCGAAATCTTAAAACATAACATTTAGGATCTTGAATGCCTTTTTTAAAGAAACGTTTGTCACAATCACTCTCAAACTGACTTTTTTCATCCATATCTTCAATAATCTCAACATTTCCTATAAGTGTTACGGAGTCTCCACCAAGATGATAGCAAACACTAGCCTTTGAATTATTTTCAAAGTGTGTAGCTTTTCCATGTAAATGAGACCTTTTAGATGTCATAAAATAAATTTCTGAAAAGCCATTAGACCTGATTTTAGATATTGTACATATTCTAGGATAGCCATTCTCATTCACAGAAGCAAGAGTTAAAATATTACATTTATCTAATAATATCCTTGCTTTTTCTTCTAATTTCTTAATTCTTTCTTTTTGAATCTCATAAGCGGTTTTCTCCATACTCTTACCTCCTCTATCAATTATATAACTTAACAAGCAATAAATTAAATCTTACTTAAAAATATTTTTACTAATCATCAAGTTATGCTCTCATTATTTATGCCTTAAAATTATAAACTGGTTTTATTATACTTACGATATCAACTGTATCGTGAATATTATTTACTATGTCATCAATATTTTTATATGACATAGGACATTCATCTAATGTAGATTGAGAAACAGATGTTGTATAAATGCCTTTCATTGTTTTTTCAAAATCAGATACA from Mycoplasmatota bacterium carries:
- the sigK gene encoding RNA polymerase sporulation sigma factor SigK, producing MIELLATLLKILPFLGSIKSKSFKDVLSTEEEKDLLMRKDQNDIQARNKLIEHNLRLVAHIVKKYENTLDEKDDLLSIGTIGLIKAIDTYNDDKGTKLATYAAKCIENEILMQLRSNKKKRSEISLNDPIGYDKEGNKITLIDVLQDENRSIEDRVVFNDSIDKVLSLLPELSEREFEIITRRFGLNNRKAETQRQIAKSLNISRSYVSRIEKRTLMKLYRLLSQRSSI
- a CDS encoding U32 family peptidase gives rise to the protein MLELIVNPTSMDFIRKCDICDAFIIGEKDKGLRLAHYFTNNEILEIINLCKKRKQKIYIACNKMIHEEELDMFDEYIKQLSLLDIDGIIFGDLAIYQIAKKYKLENKLIYNPETYITNYESVRFFAGKGIKRVSIAKEITLEDIQLIASKQLLEIDILGHGPVNMFHSMRDLVTNYYKFLKSDQPEKHHNENLYLIEEIRDDKYPIIEDQNGTHVFSSFDLCTINYLDVLIENNLKSIRINGLFKTDDELYQITQLYKKAIEDYSIDKDKYMKQKDDYIKQLKEIENIRPFNDGFLFKKTIYKGDERNER
- the mtnN gene encoding 5'-methylthioadenosine/S-adenosylhomocysteine nucleosidase yields the protein MIGIIGAMDDEVTILKTKIDNLKESQYHSVKFYEGMICGKEVVLMQSGIGKVNAAMSTTILFEQYEIDFVINIGTAGGVKENCNVLDIVISDKVCYHDVDVTAFKYEYGQVPKCPLYFESDEKLIKLSEKILTEEKMSYHKGLIVSGDSFVHEKTQIEKVKNHFSNVIALEMEAAAIAQVCYLYQKQFIVLRSLSDIAGKESHVSFSSYLEQSALNSSTYVLKLIEQL
- the udk gene encoding uridine kinase, whose amino-acid sequence is MKSIIIGIAGGTASGKTTVTKNIAENFKKEHVSVIRHDDYYKDQSHLTFEERLQTNYDHPFSLDNELLYQHLGILLKGESIQKPTYDFTVHTRAKLTELIEPTNIIILEGILIFEDVKLRDLMDIKIYVDIDDDIRFIRRLLRDTKERNRKIESVVSQYLNTVKPMHNQFVEPYKRYADLIIPEGGNNKVAIDIIVSKIKHIISTKNV
- the greA gene encoding transcription elongation factor GreA codes for the protein MTKSKYEITKEGFKKFEKELEYLKTVKRPENIQALQEARAQGDLSENAEYDAARDEQAQIEARIVELENIIKNAKIIEGDNTDSLTIGKEVIFKVLPDGEEEKYHVVGSEEADPFNGKISVNSPVAQALIGHKAGETVAVSTPGGSYQVSIIDIIKRS
- a CDS encoding pyridoxamine 5'-phosphate oxidase family protein — encoded protein: MEKTAYEIQKERIKKLEEKARILLDKCNILTLASVNENGYPRICTISKIRSNGFSEIYFMTSKRSHLHGKATHFENNSKASVCYHLGGDSVTLIGNVEIIEDMDEKSQFESDCDKRFFKKGIQDPKCYVLRFRTNEATFWIEGKFRTCKYKK
- a CDS encoding U32 family peptidase — protein: MNEMNDKRVIINKPELLAPAGNLEKLKIAILYGADAVFIGGKEFSLRARASNFSIEDIKEAVLFARAHQAKVYVTTNIIAHNENLNHLEEYLQELYECGVSAIICADPFVIETAKKVVPNMEIHLSTQQSTTNSEAINFWYDEGVKRVVLARELSIHEIKKISQKTKAEIEVFIHGGMCVSYSGRCTLSNHMTDRDANRGGCAHSCRWNYRLYNQEDDLISAEDGHYNLSSKDLMAIPFIPELIEASVNSLKIEGRMKSIHYIATVVGTYRKLIDDYCSDPDHFVLDDKYYEEMSKAENRQTSVGALAGKPTENEQLYNVRTEKPTQEFIAIVLDYDEKSQIAVIEQRNYFTVGDAVEVYGPGFRKDYFTIDKIYDEDNNEIEVARHPRQILKVKIPFKVYPYDIIRKTRKKTNNN
- a CDS encoding YqeG family HAD IIIA-type phosphatase, yielding MKLFIPNEYHKTIHDIDLVKLYDSGKRLILTDLDNTLVGYDIFLPTKEIIEFKEKCEKLGMKLMIISNNKEKRVQLFAKKLDVPYHSNAMKPFKRGYKKLSLGFSTQEVVIIGDQVLTDIVGGNRMGYYTILVDVINYKNEQLKTRVNRFIEKVLYKKFKIKGEK
- a CDS encoding WYL domain-containing protein, giving the protein MLIRLSNGALYKKKELADYLEVTERKLIELRYDLVYAGFYIETISGKNGGYRLDKHRSLMFSVLNLNDDEFNSLKFIQKTLTNINDRHYKNFSSVIQKYEIKKQSRGEDYSIIHPVNENRLIEKENQNFETLIKAIKNSNKITFSYKKIDATYKTYTMHPYELFFYKGFWYLITYNEKYEKAYQYKLVRMNEIIILDEKYKKSPQFQLCDFTGSTSIFKDEAFHLELEIKPPRAVIISELSLAKDQVITEHEDGKITFKGTMEGKIEIINWLLSLGDDLMKIAPIEIEEAYLSVLKNMAKNHSI